Proteins encoded by one window of Ignavibacteriota bacterium:
- a CDS encoding DUF1801 domain-containing protein, producing the protein MKTETTEQYIEQLTADRQVAVRELRKTILQNLPDGFSETISYGMIGFVVPHSIYPSGYHCDPKQPLPFISIASQKNFIALYHMGLYANPDLLKWFSDEYPKHSKTKLDMGKSCIRFKKPDQIPFELIGDLCSKMTTKQWIEIYETNLKR; encoded by the coding sequence ATGAAAACAGAAACAACTGAACAATACATTGAACAACTCACTGCGGACCGACAAGTTGCAGTTCGAGAGTTACGGAAAACCATACTTCAAAATTTACCAGATGGATTTTCTGAAACAATTAGTTACGGGATGATTGGTTTTGTAGTTCCTCATTCAATTTACCCAAGTGGATACCATTGCGACCCAAAACAACCATTACCTTTTATCAGTATTGCCTCACAAAAAAACTTTATTGCACTGTACCATATGGGACTTTATGCTAATCCAGATTTACTAAAATGGTTTTCTGACGAGTACCCAAAACACTCAAAAACAAAATTGGATATGGGAAAAAGTTGTATTCGCTTCAAAAAACCAGACCAAATTCCATTTGAACTGATTGGCGACCTTTGTTCAAAAATGACAACTAAACAATGGATTGAAATTTACGAAACCAATTTAA
- a CDS encoding DUF4287 domain-containing protein: MDKATQTMIENLHKNTGKTLQQWIEIVNQQNFAKHGEIIKFLKEQHQFTHGFANLVAHKAKETDAGSAENQDNLIIKQYQGKEHFKPIYDKLIAEIQTFGNDIEIAPKNTYVSLRRKKQFATLNPATKTRYEIGINLKGQEPKGKLEPEKPNSMCSHKINLTDIEDIDKEVIEWIRTAYDNAG, encoded by the coding sequence ATGGACAAAGCAACGCAGACAATGATTGAAAACCTGCATAAAAACACAGGTAAAACATTGCAACAATGGATTGAAATTGTAAATCAACAAAACTTTGCAAAACACGGAGAAATAATTAAGTTTCTTAAAGAGCAACACCAATTCACTCACGGATTTGCAAACCTTGTGGCTCACAAAGCAAAAGAAACGGATGCAGGTTCAGCAGAAAATCAGGACAATTTGATAATCAAACAGTATCAAGGAAAAGAACATTTTAAACCCATATACGACAAACTAATTGCTGAAATTCAGACTTTCGGAAACGACATTGAAATTGCACCGAAAAACACCTATGTGAGTTTAAGAAGAAAAAAACAATTTGCGACTTTAAATCCTGCAACAAAGACACGTTACGAGATTGGTATCAACTTAAAAGGACAAGAACCTAAAGGGAAATTAGAACCCGAAAAACCTAACTCAATGTGTTCTCATAAAATAAACCTTACTGACATAGAAGACATTGACAAAGAAGTAATTGAATGGATAAGAACAGCTTATGACAATGCAGGATAG